A genomic segment from Sulfuritalea hydrogenivorans sk43H encodes:
- a CDS encoding sensor histidine kinase: MNVPAVSSAQSSSVTVAPGEAEHLAEAFRIFSQASEELAAAYSELQGQVAQLTEELAAANGALRQQYQEKAAITERLTLLLDALPAGVVVLDGAGRVLQANPAASQVLGGGIVGAGWTAIEADALEASETPGEYLAGERRLAVAVTPLDSAGGRIVLLHDVTETQHLKTQAERNQRLAAMGEMAAQLAHQLRTPLAAALLYAGNLENADLPAASRVSIAQKTVARLKHLEHLIQDMLMFARGEVLGRESFAVADLLAELAQTFEPLAKSRDIAFLFSDDSEGAVLTGHRKSLVGAITNLLENALQAVDSGGRIDLDARRDGSLMLLSVRDNGRGMNAETAARLFDPFFTTRTEGTGLGLSIARGVARAHGGGIEVVSSPGAGAEFILTLPCPTH, from the coding sequence ATGAATGTTCCCGCGGTTTCGTCCGCTCAATCCAGCAGCGTAACAGTCGCCCCCGGTGAGGCGGAGCATCTCGCCGAGGCCTTCCGGATTTTCAGTCAGGCATCGGAAGAACTTGCCGCTGCATACAGCGAACTGCAAGGTCAGGTGGCGCAGCTTACCGAAGAACTGGCGGCCGCCAACGGCGCCCTGCGCCAGCAGTATCAGGAGAAGGCGGCAATCACGGAACGCCTGACGCTGCTGCTGGACGCGCTGCCGGCAGGTGTGGTGGTACTTGATGGCGCCGGTCGCGTGCTGCAAGCCAATCCCGCTGCCAGTCAGGTTCTGGGTGGGGGCATAGTCGGCGCTGGCTGGACGGCGATTGAGGCCGATGCGCTGGAGGCCAGCGAAACGCCTGGCGAATACCTCGCCGGAGAGAGGCGGCTGGCGGTTGCAGTCACGCCGCTGGATTCAGCGGGCGGCCGCATCGTGCTGCTGCACGACGTGACTGAAACCCAGCATCTCAAGACTCAGGCCGAGCGCAACCAGCGATTGGCCGCGATGGGGGAGATGGCCGCGCAACTGGCTCATCAACTGCGTACGCCGCTCGCGGCGGCGTTGCTGTATGCGGGCAATCTGGAGAATGCGGACCTGCCCGCCGCAAGCCGTGTTTCCATCGCACAAAAGACCGTAGCGCGTTTGAAGCATCTTGAGCATCTGATCCAGGACATGTTGATGTTCGCGCGGGGCGAAGTGCTCGGGCGTGAAAGCTTTGCCGTCGCCGACCTGCTGGCCGAGTTGGCGCAGACCTTTGAGCCGCTGGCGAAAAGCCGCGACATTGCTTTTTTGTTCAGTGACGACAGCGAGGGTGCGGTACTGACCGGCCATCGCAAATCGCTGGTCGGAGCAATAACCAATCTGCTGGAGAATGCGCTGCAGGCCGTCGACAGTGGCGGTCGCATTGATCTCGACGCACGGCGCGACGGATCGTTAATGCTGCTCTCCGTACGCGATAATGGGCGCGGCATGAATGCTGAAACTGCGGCGCGGCTGTTCGATCCTTTTTTCACTACCCGAACCGAAGGCACCGGTTTGGGACTTTCCATCGCGCGTGGTGTTGCGCGTGCTCACGGTGGTGGCATCGAGGTCGTATCCAGTCCCGGTGCCGGCGCCGAATTCATACTTACACTGCCATGTCCGACTCATTGA
- a CDS encoding type I secretion system permease/ATPase, whose translation MSLRAALASGSKSQPSPLLGILLESRQAWLAVFVFSAVINLLMLAPTVYMMQVSDRVMTSRNMMTLLMLTLLVLAIFAVMGALEWARSRVLVRLGVRLDRRIGPRLLSLSHRFEVEKLGDGRRLLGDLAQVRSFLTGYAVLAALDAPWVPIFLLVTLMIHPLLALVVLGGAIVMMILTYITDRSVRTPLADSNNSAAETSQFVATNMRHGEVIEAMGMFPMMLERWQKKQERHLVHQAIASDRAGFTQGVSKFVRMANQSVAMGVGGFLFLSTDVSPSIVFAAMLLSSRISGPIESLLMTWSQLGTTTECWRRLDDALRHADKEYSGVTLPPPKGEVTLEGVFGGPPGASAPFVQSVNLKIPAGVIVAIVGSSASGKSTLVRLITGVWAPRMGTVRLDGADLRTWRRDQLGPYIGYVPQDVELIEGTVAENIARLGPLDSDKVIAAARSAGVHEMVLQMADGYGTQVGANGAFLSGGQRQRIALARAMYGDPPLLVLDEPNANLDEAGELALDTALQQAKQRGQTVMIVSHRPIAIRNCDLILVMQEGQVLLYGPREQVMAKLASAAAAAQT comes from the coding sequence ATGTCTTTACGCGCGGCACTGGCCTCCGGTAGCAAATCGCAACCGTCGCCCCTGCTCGGGATCCTGCTCGAATCGCGCCAGGCGTGGCTCGCGGTGTTTGTATTCAGCGCCGTGATCAACCTTTTGATGCTCGCGCCGACGGTCTACATGATGCAAGTGTCGGATCGCGTCATGACCAGCCGAAACATGATGACCCTGCTCATGCTGACGCTCCTCGTCCTGGCCATCTTTGCCGTCATGGGCGCACTGGAATGGGCCCGTTCGCGAGTTCTGGTCAGGCTCGGGGTGCGACTGGATCGTCGTATCGGTCCAAGACTGCTCTCCTTATCACATCGGTTCGAGGTGGAAAAGCTGGGCGACGGCCGCCGCCTGCTGGGAGATCTCGCCCAGGTGCGATCCTTCCTTACCGGATATGCCGTGCTGGCTGCGCTCGATGCACCATGGGTACCCATATTCCTTCTGGTTACGCTGATGATTCATCCGCTGCTTGCCCTGGTCGTTCTTGGCGGAGCCATCGTGATGATGATTCTGACCTACATCACCGACCGCTCGGTTCGAACGCCGCTGGCCGATTCCAACAACAGCGCAGCAGAGACCTCGCAGTTCGTGGCAACCAACATGCGGCACGGGGAAGTAATAGAAGCGATGGGCATGTTCCCGATGATGCTGGAGCGCTGGCAGAAAAAGCAGGAACGCCATCTGGTGCATCAGGCGATAGCCAGTGATCGGGCCGGCTTCACCCAGGGCGTGTCGAAGTTTGTTCGGATGGCGAACCAGTCGGTTGCGATGGGGGTCGGCGGCTTTCTGTTTCTATCCACCGACGTCTCGCCATCCATCGTGTTTGCCGCGATGCTGTTATCCAGCCGGATTTCCGGACCTATCGAATCCCTCCTGATGACCTGGTCACAACTCGGGACGACCACCGAATGCTGGCGACGCCTTGATGACGCCCTGCGCCATGCGGACAAGGAGTACTCGGGCGTGACCTTGCCTCCGCCCAAGGGAGAGGTCACCCTGGAAGGAGTCTTTGGTGGCCCGCCGGGTGCGTCGGCACCGTTCGTCCAGAGTGTCAATCTGAAAATCCCGGCCGGGGTCATCGTCGCGATCGTGGGTTCCAGCGCCTCGGGAAAATCCACGCTGGTTCGATTGATTACCGGGGTCTGGGCTCCTCGCATGGGAACCGTGCGTCTCGATGGGGCCGATCTTCGTACATGGCGGCGCGATCAGCTGGGGCCTTATATCGGCTATGTACCCCAGGACGTTGAACTGATCGAAGGTACGGTCGCCGAAAACATCGCGCGTCTGGGCCCGCTCGACAGCGACAAGGTCATTGCGGCAGCACGATCTGCCGGCGTGCATGAAATGGTCTTGCAGATGGCAGATGGTTACGGCACCCAGGTGGGTGCCAATGGCGCCTTCCTGTCAGGCGGGCAGCGCCAGCGCATCGCCCTTGCCCGTGCAATGTATGGCGACCCGCCATTGCTGGTCCTGGACGAGCCGAACGCCAATCTGGACGAAGCCGGAGAACTTGCACTGGACACCGCCCTGCAGCAAGCAAAGCAGCGTGGGCAGACGGTGATGATTGTGAGCCACCGGCCGATCGCAATCCGCAATTGCGATCTGATTCTGGTCATGCAGGAGGGACAGGTTCTGCTCTACGGTCCTCGCGAGCAAGTCATGGCCAAGCTGGCCTCCGCGGCAGCGGCTGCCCAGACCTGA
- a CDS encoding flagellar assembly protein FliH: MDEHPKSSLTAWERWELASFDSPADPSVGIAAEPGSSAVSDREVHQIREQARREGHQAGYEAGHAEGLAAGKAQAEAMGREEALLLAATLEKLEQCITDLNQAVASDLLALSIEIARQVVRQTVAAKPEVLLGVIREALEQLPLLHASIHLNPEDASLARLRAGDQFAHAGHRIHEDTKLMRGDVIIEAGGSHLDASLETRWRRVMEALGQQTPWIDTIEK; encoded by the coding sequence ATGGACGAACACCCCAAATCATCGCTCACCGCCTGGGAGCGCTGGGAACTTGCCAGCTTCGATTCGCCTGCCGACCCGTCGGTCGGCATTGCAGCCGAACCTGGCTCGTCAGCAGTCAGCGACCGCGAAGTGCACCAGATCCGCGAACAGGCGCGGCGGGAAGGGCATCAGGCCGGATATGAGGCGGGACATGCCGAAGGACTTGCCGCGGGAAAAGCACAGGCCGAAGCCATGGGACGCGAGGAAGCCCTGCTTCTGGCGGCAACGCTGGAGAAGCTCGAGCAGTGCATCACGGACCTGAATCAGGCTGTCGCCAGCGACCTGCTGGCCTTGAGCATCGAGATAGCCCGCCAGGTTGTCCGCCAAACGGTCGCCGCAAAGCCGGAAGTGCTGTTGGGCGTAATCCGCGAAGCCTTGGAGCAACTGCCTTTGCTTCATGCCTCCATCCATTTGAATCCTGAAGACGCATCGCTTGCGCGCCTGCGCGCGGGTGACCAGTTCGCCCATGCCGGGCACCGGATTCACGAAGACACAAAGCTCATGCGCGGCGACGTGATCATCGAAGCTGGCGGCAGTCATCTTGATGCAAGCCTGGAAACCCGCTGGCGACGCGTGATGGAAGCCCTTGGGCAGCAAACTCCATGGATCGACACGATCGAGAAATGA
- the fliF gene encoding flagellar basal-body MS-ring/collar protein FliF: MAENTATADPISMEAFLRLAPRQKLMGMVGVALFVAVLVGGWLWTKEPPYALLFTIQDEKDGGQIVAALSQQNIPYRFSDGGRGILVPQSVVHDTRLKLASQGLPKGGLVGFELMETQKLGVSQFAEQINYQRALEGELARSIQSLAAVRGARVHLAIPKQTAFLRDDQKTSASVLVSLHPGRTLDQIQVAGIINLVASSVPQLSSSNVSVIDQEGKLISQQRDPQRNAGLDATQLKFLREVEADYGKRIETILVPLVGPNNVRAQVTADLDFSQIDQVAESYKPNPANETAIRSQQTAEVGSGSPQAAGVPGALSNQPPVPATAPLTQSGPGGPTGAAAAANPSQNFTRNATINYEVDKTIRHTKGVPGTVRRLSVAVVVNHRKDPTKPKPVPLTPAELKQITDLAREAMGFSKDRGDTLNVANAPFTPAEKEVIADAPIWANQELIATLKELARYLLIAGAAFWLWTRLLKPVFEKLMEPPPPRLAPEKQEFEVGADGMLHRHRSYDEKLADAREIAKKDPKAVANMIKEWVDGGEHGK, from the coding sequence ATGGCAGAAAACACAGCGACGGCCGATCCGATATCGATGGAGGCATTTCTCCGCCTCGCCCCACGCCAGAAGTTGATGGGCATGGTTGGCGTTGCCCTGTTCGTGGCAGTGCTGGTCGGGGGCTGGTTGTGGACCAAGGAGCCTCCGTATGCCCTGCTGTTCACCATTCAGGACGAAAAGGACGGCGGGCAAATTGTCGCCGCACTGTCGCAACAGAACATTCCCTACCGTTTCAGCGACGGTGGTCGCGGCATTCTGGTGCCGCAGTCGGTGGTGCATGACACTCGTCTGAAACTGGCATCCCAGGGGCTGCCCAAGGGTGGACTGGTCGGCTTCGAGCTGATGGAGACGCAGAAGCTCGGCGTCAGCCAGTTTGCCGAACAGATCAACTATCAGCGCGCCCTGGAAGGCGAACTGGCCCGCTCTATCCAGTCCCTGGCAGCCGTGCGCGGCGCCCGGGTGCATCTTGCGATTCCCAAACAGACCGCCTTCCTGCGTGACGATCAGAAAACCTCGGCTTCGGTGCTGGTCAGCCTGCATCCCGGACGCACACTGGATCAAATCCAGGTGGCGGGGATCATCAACCTGGTTGCCTCCAGCGTGCCGCAACTCAGCTCAAGCAACGTCAGCGTGATCGACCAGGAGGGCAAGCTGATCTCGCAGCAGCGCGATCCGCAACGCAATGCCGGCCTCGATGCCACCCAGCTCAAGTTCCTCCGCGAAGTCGAGGCGGACTACGGCAAGCGCATCGAAACCATCCTGGTTCCGCTGGTTGGTCCCAACAATGTGCGCGCCCAGGTAACCGCCGATCTCGACTTCTCGCAGATCGACCAGGTCGCTGAAAGCTACAAGCCGAACCCCGCGAATGAAACAGCGATCCGCAGCCAGCAGACCGCCGAAGTGGGAAGCGGATCGCCGCAGGCCGCAGGGGTTCCGGGAGCCTTGAGCAATCAGCCGCCGGTCCCGGCAACCGCGCCATTGACCCAATCCGGGCCGGGAGGCCCGACCGGCGCGGCCGCGGCTGCAAATCCGTCGCAGAACTTCACCCGCAACGCCACGATCAACTACGAAGTGGACAAGACCATTCGTCACACAAAAGGCGTGCCGGGGACGGTGCGGCGCCTGTCGGTGGCCGTGGTGGTCAACCACCGCAAGGATCCGACCAAACCCAAGCCGGTTCCCCTGACACCCGCCGAACTCAAGCAGATTACCGACCTTGCCCGCGAGGCGATGGGCTTCAGCAAGGACCGCGGCGATACGCTGAATGTCGCCAATGCACCCTTCACGCCTGCGGAAAAGGAAGTCATCGCCGATGCGCCGATCTGGGCCAATCAGGAACTGATTGCAACGCTGAAGGAACTGGCAAGGTATCTGCTCATCGCCGGCGCAGCCTTCTGGCTATGGACCCGCCTGTTGAAGCCGGTGTTCGAGAAACTGATGGAGCCGCCACCACCGAGACTGGCGCCGGAGAAGCAGGAATTCGAGGTCGGCGCGGACGGCATGTTGCACCGCCACCGCAGCTACGACGAAAAGCTGGCGGACGCGCGCGAAATAGCGAAGAAGGATCCCAAGGCGGTCGCCAACATGATCAAGGAATGGGTAGATGGCGGCGAGCACGGAAAGTGA
- the fliE gene encoding flagellar hook-basal body complex protein FliE: MAIDTRQIDQMLSELRSASALAGSKPAGNAAPADGPDFSQVLKSTIDQVNAAQQQAHKMAEDFSSGQSNVNLQDVMVNLQKANLSFQQMVQVRNKLVSAYHDIMNIQV, translated from the coding sequence ATGGCCATCGATACACGACAAATTGACCAGATGCTCTCCGAGCTGCGTTCCGCCTCTGCCCTGGCGGGGAGCAAGCCGGCGGGTAATGCCGCGCCTGCGGACGGACCGGATTTTTCGCAAGTCCTGAAGTCCACCATCGATCAGGTCAATGCCGCCCAGCAGCAGGCGCACAAGATGGCCGAGGATTTTTCCAGCGGACAGAGCAACGTTAACCTGCAGGACGTCATGGTGAACCTGCAGAAGGCCAACTTGTCGTTCCAGCAGATGGTTCAGGTCAGGAACAAACTGGTGTCGGCATATCACGACATCATGAATATCCAGGTTTAA
- a CDS encoding sigma-54-dependent transcriptional regulator — protein sequence MSDSLKILVVEDDDALRDALLITLEAAGHHVTGVDGGPAALVALARNPFSMVVSDLRMDPMDGLTLLGEIRSQHPGLPVLLMTAFGDVDKAVAAMRGGACDFMLKPFEPKTLIEQIARYAVPPPPADGVIAADPKTRETLLLAARVAKTDATVLLTGESGVGKEVFARYIHDQSARAGGPFVAINCAAIPDNLLEATLFGYEKGAFTGAQTAQAGKFEQANGGTLLLDEISEMPLGLQAKLLRVLQEREVERVGGKKPVALDIRVLATSNRDMAGEVRTGRFREDLYYRLNVFPLEIPSLRQRPGDILPLARHCLARQAATSRRAARFAAAAEARLAAYPWPGNVRELENVVQRALIMTPGELIEADSLPLNGTTAFPNGEAPAVAASMAGAVPSAPTPSETQASSGSPANMRDLERQHILDTLTKCGGSRKKAVAILGISERTLRYKLSQYRAEGFFSEDEDA from the coding sequence ATGTCCGACTCATTGAAAATTCTGGTTGTAGAAGACGACGATGCCTTGCGCGATGCGCTGCTGATCACGCTTGAGGCGGCCGGACATCATGTCACCGGGGTTGACGGCGGCCCGGCGGCGCTGGTTGCCCTTGCACGCAATCCGTTCAGCATGGTGGTCTCCGACCTGCGCATGGATCCGATGGATGGCCTGACGCTGCTGGGCGAGATCCGCAGCCAGCATCCGGGGCTGCCGGTGTTGTTGATGACGGCCTTCGGCGACGTGGACAAGGCGGTTGCCGCGATGCGCGGCGGGGCCTGCGATTTCATGCTGAAGCCCTTCGAACCGAAGACCCTGATCGAGCAAATCGCGCGCTACGCCGTCCCGCCGCCGCCCGCCGACGGCGTGATTGCCGCCGACCCGAAAACGCGCGAGACCCTGCTGCTCGCCGCGCGCGTGGCGAAGACCGATGCCACTGTGCTGCTCACCGGAGAATCAGGCGTTGGCAAGGAAGTGTTCGCTCGCTACATCCACGACCAGTCGGCGCGGGCCGGTGGACCCTTTGTCGCGATCAACTGTGCCGCGATACCTGACAACCTGCTCGAAGCAACGCTTTTCGGCTACGAGAAGGGGGCTTTTACCGGTGCCCAAACCGCACAGGCCGGAAAGTTCGAGCAGGCCAATGGCGGCACCTTGTTGCTTGATGAAATATCCGAAATGCCGCTTGGCCTGCAGGCCAAGCTGTTGCGGGTGCTGCAGGAGCGCGAAGTCGAGCGCGTGGGCGGCAAGAAGCCGGTAGCTCTGGATATCCGCGTGCTGGCCACCAGCAATCGCGACATGGCCGGCGAGGTTCGCACCGGGCGTTTCCGCGAAGACCTCTACTATCGACTCAATGTGTTCCCGCTGGAAATTCCTTCGCTGCGTCAGCGCCCCGGCGACATCCTGCCCCTGGCCCGGCATTGCCTCGCGCGACAGGCGGCCACCTCGCGCCGGGCGGCAAGATTTGCCGCCGCGGCTGAAGCTCGGTTGGCAGCCTACCCCTGGCCAGGCAACGTACGCGAACTGGAGAACGTGGTTCAGCGCGCCCTGATCATGACCCCGGGCGAACTGATTGAGGCCGACAGCCTGCCGCTCAATGGCACCACGGCGTTCCCGAACGGGGAAGCCCCGGCCGTTGCGGCGAGCATGGCAGGCGCCGTGCCGTCAGCGCCGACTCCCTCCGAAACCCAGGCCAGTAGCGGATCTCCAGCCAACATGAGAGACCTGGAGCGGCAGCACATTCTGGACACCCTGACCAAATGCGGCGGTTCGCGCAAAAAGGCAGTGGCAATTCTCGGCATCTCGGAGCGTACCCTGCGCTACAAACTATCCCAGTATCGGGCCGAGGGATTTTTCAGCGAAGACGAGGATGCGTAG
- a CDS encoding HlyD family type I secretion periplasmic adaptor subunit, translating into MAAVGTGYPAENIDDPSDAISFGYRVIFFGLVVTALWAVFAPLDEGIPAPGVVVVESHRKTISHLTGGTVSTVKVRENQAVKEGDILLELDAVRAQSARDTVLHEYIAAVAKLARLTAEQTFAARLAFPEEIVTHAAQLGRQDLLRAQEALFRARQDAFRGELAILQENLAASRIQATGARNQLYARRQQAESLRKEIESTRPLVEEGYTPRNRLLEQERQLAELTSVTSELEARIAREGSSGAEIRLRELQRRQEYLKDVETQATETRREVANLTERLKDADADLERMTVRAPLSGQVVAMIAQAPGVVISPNSKLMEIVPAGDKLLIDVQVPITAASRVKSGLDTDIRISTFPDTPSIVVQGRVQSVSGDRHEPPNASPYYLARVEVTTDGIAKLKGRQLRPGMSTEVVIKTGERSFMSYLMAPISRRLFESLKEP; encoded by the coding sequence ATGGCTGCCGTCGGTACGGGATATCCTGCGGAGAACATCGACGATCCAAGCGATGCGATCTCCTTTGGCTACCGGGTGATCTTCTTCGGTCTCGTCGTTACCGCGCTATGGGCGGTTTTCGCACCGCTTGACGAAGGAATTCCGGCCCCCGGCGTTGTCGTCGTTGAATCGCATCGCAAGACCATCTCCCACCTTACCGGCGGCACGGTATCGACGGTCAAGGTCCGCGAGAACCAGGCCGTTAAGGAAGGCGACATCCTTCTGGAACTGGATGCGGTCCGCGCCCAATCGGCACGCGATACCGTGCTCCATGAGTACATCGCGGCAGTTGCCAAGCTGGCGCGACTAACCGCCGAGCAAACCTTTGCGGCACGACTGGCGTTTCCGGAAGAGATCGTTACCCATGCAGCGCAACTTGGACGACAGGATTTGCTGCGCGCGCAAGAAGCGCTGTTCCGCGCACGGCAGGATGCATTCAGGGGCGAATTGGCCATTCTGCAGGAGAACCTGGCCGCTTCACGGATTCAGGCGACGGGAGCCCGCAATCAGCTCTATGCGCGTCGCCAGCAGGCCGAGTCGTTGCGGAAGGAAATCGAAAGCACCCGACCGCTGGTCGAGGAGGGATATACCCCGCGCAATCGCCTGCTTGAGCAGGAGCGCCAGCTTGCAGAGCTGACCAGCGTCACCAGCGAGCTTGAAGCCCGTATCGCCCGGGAGGGCAGCAGCGGCGCGGAGATTCGCTTGCGCGAGCTCCAGCGTCGTCAGGAGTATCTCAAGGATGTCGAAACCCAGGCTACCGAAACCCGCCGCGAAGTCGCCAACCTGACCGAAAGGCTGAAAGACGCCGACGCCGACCTGGAACGAATGACAGTTCGCGCGCCCCTCTCGGGTCAAGTCGTCGCCATGATTGCGCAAGCTCCCGGCGTGGTTATCTCGCCAAACAGCAAACTGATGGAAATCGTTCCCGCCGGCGACAAGCTGCTGATTGATGTGCAAGTGCCCATCACGGCTGCAAGCCGGGTCAAGTCGGGTCTTGATACCGACATTCGAATTTCCACTTTCCCCGATACCCCGTCAATCGTCGTTCAGGGGCGCGTCCAGTCGGTATCGGGTGATCGCCATGAACCCCCCAACGCCTCACCCTACTACCTCGCGCGAGTCGAAGTGACCACCGATGGAATCGCCAAGTTGAAGGGGCGCCAGCTGCGCCCGGGCATGTCTACCGAAGTCGTGATCAAGACCGGCGAACGCAGCTTCATGTCCTATCTGATGGCCCCGATTTCGCGCCGGCTGTTCGAGTCGCTCAAGGAGCCCTGA
- the fliG gene encoding flagellar motor switch protein FliG, which yields MAASTESEGVEKAAILLLSLGQDEAAEILKNLGPKEVQKLGHAMAALKQVPRLQIEKVIDEFEDHAAKGAPVAVDNETIKAMLTKALGDDRAANLISRIMQGGDTAGIEGLKWMDAATVADMIRNEHPQIIATILVHLEYDQAGEVLKHFTERLRNDVLLRIATLDGVQPTALHELNEALKRVLSSASGNVKKAAMGGIRHAAEILNFVGQQVETAIVDNVREYDPELAQKILDEMFVFENLMDVDDRGVQLLLREVQSDSLIIALKGASQELREKVFKNMSQRAAEMLREDLESKGPVRLSEVEAEQKEILKIARRLADEGQIQLGGAGEGDAFV from the coding sequence ATGGCGGCGAGCACGGAAAGTGAAGGCGTAGAAAAAGCCGCCATCCTGCTGCTTTCGCTCGGGCAGGACGAGGCCGCCGAAATACTGAAGAACCTCGGCCCGAAGGAAGTGCAGAAGCTCGGTCATGCCATGGCCGCCTTGAAGCAGGTGCCTCGCCTCCAGATCGAGAAGGTGATCGACGAGTTCGAGGATCACGCGGCCAAAGGCGCGCCGGTTGCCGTCGACAACGAAACCATCAAGGCCATGCTGACCAAGGCGCTGGGCGATGACCGCGCCGCCAACCTGATCAGCCGCATCATGCAGGGGGGCGACACCGCCGGGATCGAAGGCCTGAAATGGATGGATGCCGCCACGGTGGCAGACATGATTCGCAACGAGCATCCCCAGATCATCGCCACGATCCTGGTACACCTCGAATACGATCAGGCCGGCGAAGTCCTGAAGCACTTCACGGAACGCCTGCGCAACGATGTTCTGCTGCGCATTGCCACCCTCGACGGCGTGCAACCGACCGCGCTGCACGAACTGAACGAGGCGCTGAAGCGGGTTCTGTCCAGCGCGTCAGGCAACGTCAAGAAAGCTGCCATGGGAGGCATTCGCCATGCGGCGGAAATTCTCAACTTTGTCGGCCAGCAGGTGGAAACCGCGATTGTCGACAACGTGCGCGAATACGATCCCGAACTCGCGCAGAAGATCCTCGATGAGATGTTCGTCTTCGAAAACCTGATGGATGTCGATGATCGCGGAGTCCAGTTGCTGCTGCGCGAGGTGCAATCGGATTCGCTGATCATTGCGCTGAAGGGAGCGTCGCAGGAACTGCGCGAAAAGGTGTTCAAGAACATGTCGCAGCGCGCTGCCGAAATGCTCAGGGAGGATCTCGAGTCGAAAGGCCCCGTGCGTCTTTCCGAAGTCGAGGCCGAGCAGAAGGAAATCCTCAAGATCGCACGCCGGCTCGCCGATGAAGGCCAGATCCAGCTTGGCGGCGCGGGTGAAGGTGACGCATTCGTCTGA
- a CDS encoding efflux transporter outer membrane subunit, with amino-acid sequence MSRRPSGPNGTCRLRQGSAIPIGMLACIVGLATGCAEVGDYQRPASGIPAQWRQSTPGAEATPVAQIQWRSFFQDQRLQALITSALEHNSDLKMALARVAETRAQYGIANADRLPSASLAANKTKSKIPAAFTGTDRPVTTERTELNLTVVSFELDFWGRIANLSEAARASYLASESASRAMRITLIAEVANLYFTLLELNERIDITRTAIESRRKNRDLVKRGMELGAAARSDYLLAEGAFHFVEAELAVLENQQANTEHALFMLVGNPAIDLPKGRKLHEQEVRNDLAPGIPSEVLYARPDVIAAEHRLREANANVAAARAAFLPKILLTVGIGLASRSLSALFGPGSGNWTYQPALSLPLFDGGRTAGFEAIAEARRNSAVADYEKTIQQAFREVSDLLSTRASLADQRRATEATVKAHQERLTVAEMRFKSGSISYLEVLDAQRELFASQQGAVQVRRAQLSTAAQLYKALGGGDTPEG; translated from the coding sequence ATGTCCCGTCGCCCATCCGGGCCGAATGGAACATGCCGGCTCCGGCAGGGTTCCGCGATACCCATCGGCATGCTTGCCTGCATCGTCGGACTGGCGACGGGTTGCGCCGAAGTCGGCGACTATCAACGCCCCGCCTCCGGCATTCCGGCTCAATGGCGACAAAGTACACCCGGGGCAGAGGCAACTCCTGTTGCCCAGATCCAGTGGCGCAGCTTTTTCCAGGATCAAAGATTGCAGGCACTCATCACCAGCGCCCTGGAACACAACAGTGATCTGAAAATGGCCCTGGCACGGGTTGCGGAGACCCGTGCCCAGTATGGCATTGCCAACGCCGACCGGCTGCCATCAGCCAGCCTGGCGGCGAACAAGACCAAGAGCAAAATCCCCGCCGCCTTCACCGGCACCGATCGTCCGGTAACCACCGAGCGCACAGAGCTCAACCTCACCGTCGTCTCGTTCGAACTGGACTTCTGGGGCCGCATCGCCAACCTCTCCGAAGCGGCGCGGGCAAGCTATCTGGCAAGCGAGTCGGCAAGCCGGGCGATGCGGATAACGCTGATTGCGGAAGTGGCGAATCTGTATTTCACGTTGCTGGAATTGAACGAGCGAATCGACATCACGCGCACCGCGATCGAATCAAGACGAAAGAATCGCGATCTGGTGAAGCGCGGCATGGAACTGGGCGCCGCCGCACGGTCGGACTATCTTCTCGCGGAAGGCGCTTTCCATTTTGTCGAGGCCGAGCTTGCCGTTCTCGAAAATCAGCAGGCAAATACCGAACATGCCCTGTTCATGCTGGTGGGCAATCCGGCCATTGATCTGCCGAAGGGACGAAAGCTTCACGAGCAGGAGGTGCGTAACGACCTTGCGCCTGGAATCCCGTCAGAGGTGCTGTATGCGAGGCCCGATGTCATTGCAGCCGAACATCGCCTGAGGGAAGCCAACGCGAATGTTGCCGCGGCACGGGCCGCTTTTCTTCCCAAAATATTGCTCACCGTCGGCATTGGTCTCGCCAGCCGCAGCCTCTCGGCGCTTTTCGGACCCGGGTCGGGCAACTGGACATATCAGCCGGCGCTGTCACTACCCCTTTTCGATGGCGGCAGGACAGCAGGTTTCGAAGCCATTGCCGAGGCAAGAAGAAACTCGGCTGTCGCCGACTACGAAAAAACCATCCAGCAGGCGTTTCGTGAGGTTTCCGATCTTTTGTCCACCCGCGCCAGCCTGGCCGACCAGCGGCGCGCTACGGAAGCCACGGTCAAGGCGCATCAGGAGCGCCTGACCGTCGCCGAGATGCGCTTCAAATCGGGAAGCATCAGCTACCTGGAAGTGCTGGATGCGCAGAGGGAACTGTTTGCCTCGCAACAAGGCGCAGTCCAGGTCCGCCGCGCCCAGCTGAGCACGGCGGCGCAACTCTACAAGGCGCTGGGAGGCGGGGACACTCCGGAAGGATAG